A genome region from Pseudorca crassidens isolate mPseCra1 chromosome 20, mPseCra1.hap1, whole genome shotgun sequence includes the following:
- the ZNF180 gene encoding zinc finger protein 180 isoform X2 — protein sequence MEERDEKPPGPLKASAQEGVNFHRVTVDFTQEEEGTLNPARRTLDRDVILENRRHLVSWESATALGRRESTSKQSIFGDEPSHRVKIERLTRDDPWLSSCDEVQDCKELLEKQQEKQERLLKEVTFTHRTAISHERACKSDDLEEKRGPNNSLLSPQMIPIRNHFHKHASHVKLHYNSMVNTHQMINDSEKLCENKECGNLPQSIHFFQFTKAQTEDKSYGFSDSIQHFSHDKPLNLHEKIHAQGKSFDFKEHGQVLNHSISHNEQQRIPVEESQYKCNKTSQSSSLAQNMRNHSEEKPFECNQCGKSFSWSSHLVAHQRTHTGEKPYECNECGKSFSRSSHLVSHQRTHTGEKPYRCNQCGKSFSQSYVLVVHQRTHTGEKPYECSQCGKSFRQSYKLIAHQRTHTGEKPYECNQCGKSFIQSYKLIAHQRIHTGEKPYECNQCGKSFSQSYKLVAHQRSHTGEKPFECNQCGKSFSWSSQLVAHQRTHTGEKPYECNECGKSFNRSSHLVMHQRTHTGEKPYECNQCGKSFSQSYVLVVHQRTHTGEKPYECSQCGKSFRQSSCLTQHQRTHTGEKPYECNQCGKTFSLSARLIVHQRTHTGEKPFTCNQCGKAFINSSKLIRHQATHIEEKPYECN from the exons GAAGGAGTGAACTTCCATAGAGTGACTGTGGACTTCACTCAGGAGGAAGAAGGCACTTTGAACCCTGCCCGGAGGACCCTGGACAGAGATGTGATCCTGGAGAACCGCAGGCACCTAGTCTCTTGGG AGTCGGCAACTGCACTTGGAAGAAGAGAATCAACATCAAAGCAGAGCATTTTTGGTGATGAACCATCCCACAGAGTGAAGATAGAAAGGTTGACAAGAGATGATCCTTGGTTATCTTCATGTGACGAAGTTCAGGATTGTAAGGAGCTTTTGGAGAAGCAacaggaaaaacaagaaagactTTTGAAGGAAGTGACATTCACTCACAGAACAGCTATTAGTCATGAGAGAGCCTGCAAAAGTGATGACCTTGAGGAGAAGCGTGGTCCAAATAACAGTCTTCTTTCACCACAGATGATACCCATAAGAAACCATTTTCATAAACATGCTTCACATGTTAAATTGCATTATAATTCTATGGTAAACACTCATCAGATGATTAATGATAGTGAGAAACTCtgtgaaaataaagaatgtggAAACCTCCCCCAgagcattcatttttttcagtttacaaaAGCTCAAACAGAAgataaatcctatggatttagtGACAGTATTCAACACTTTAGCCATGATAAACCCCTAAATCTACATGAGAAAATACATGCACAAGGAAAATCCTTTGATTTTAAGGAACATGGGCAAGTTTTGAACCACAGCATATCCCATAATGAACAACAGAGAATCCCTGTTGAAGAGAGTCagtataaatgtaataaaacctCCCAGAGTTCATCCCTTGCTCAAAACATGAGAAATCATTCTGAAGAGAAACCCTTTGAATGTAATCAGTGTGGGAAATCCTTCAGCTGGAGCTCTCATCTTGTTGCACATCAGAGAACTCACACAGGggagaaaccttatgaatgtaaCGAGTGTGGGAAATCATTCAGCCGCAGCTCTCACCTTGTTTCCCATCAGAgaactcatactggagagaaaccttatagATGCAATCAGTGTGGGAAATCCTTTAGCCAGAGCTATGTCCTTGTCGTGCATCAGAgaactcatactggagagaagcctTATGAATGCAGTCAGTGTGGAAAGTCATTCAGGCAGAGCTACAAACTTATTGCACATCAAAgaactcatactggagagaagccctacGAATGTAATCAATGTGGGAAATCATTTATCCAGAGCTATAAGCTTATTGCCCATcaaagaattcatactggagaaaaGCCCTATGAATGCAATCAATGTGGAAAGTCCTTTAGTCAAAGTTACAAACTTGTCGCGCATCAGAGGAGTCACACAGGAGAAAAACCCTTTGAATGTAATCAGTGTGGAAAATCCTTCAGCTGGAGTTCTCAACTGGTTGCACACCAAAgaactcatactggagagaaaccctacgAATGTAATGAGTGTGGGAAATCTTTCAACCGCAGTTCTCACCTTGTTATGCATCAGAGAACTCAtactggagaaaaaccctatgaatgtaatcaGTGTGGGAAGTCCTTCAGCCAGAGTTATGTTCTTGTTGTACATCAGAGAACTCAtactggagaaaaaccctatgagTGCAGTCAGTGTGGGAAATCCTTCAGGCAGAGTTCATGCCTTACTCAACATCAGAgaactcatactggagagaaaccctatgaatgtaaccAATGTGGAAAAACATTCAGCTTGAGTGCTCGACTTATTGTACATCAAAgaactcatactggagagaaaccctttaCATGTAATCAGTGTGGGAAAGCTTTCATTAATAGTTCTAAACTTATTAGGCATCAGGCAACTCATATTgaagagaaaccctatgaatgtaactAG
- the ZNF180 gene encoding zinc finger protein 180 isoform X1, producing MEERDEKPPGPLKASAQDCLLPQEIIVKVERDDAGSLAVASQEGVNFHRVTVDFTQEEEGTLNPARRTLDRDVILENRRHLVSWESATALGRRESTSKQSIFGDEPSHRVKIERLTRDDPWLSSCDEVQDCKELLEKQQEKQERLLKEVTFTHRTAISHERACKSDDLEEKRGPNNSLLSPQMIPIRNHFHKHASHVKLHYNSMVNTHQMINDSEKLCENKECGNLPQSIHFFQFTKAQTEDKSYGFSDSIQHFSHDKPLNLHEKIHAQGKSFDFKEHGQVLNHSISHNEQQRIPVEESQYKCNKTSQSSSLAQNMRNHSEEKPFECNQCGKSFSWSSHLVAHQRTHTGEKPYECNECGKSFSRSSHLVSHQRTHTGEKPYRCNQCGKSFSQSYVLVVHQRTHTGEKPYECSQCGKSFRQSYKLIAHQRTHTGEKPYECNQCGKSFIQSYKLIAHQRIHTGEKPYECNQCGKSFSQSYKLVAHQRSHTGEKPFECNQCGKSFSWSSQLVAHQRTHTGEKPYECNECGKSFNRSSHLVMHQRTHTGEKPYECNQCGKSFSQSYVLVVHQRTHTGEKPYECSQCGKSFRQSSCLTQHQRTHTGEKPYECNQCGKTFSLSARLIVHQRTHTGEKPFTCNQCGKAFINSSKLIRHQATHIEEKPYECN from the exons GAAGGAGTGAACTTCCATAGAGTGACTGTGGACTTCACTCAGGAGGAAGAAGGCACTTTGAACCCTGCCCGGAGGACCCTGGACAGAGATGTGATCCTGGAGAACCGCAGGCACCTAGTCTCTTGGG AGTCGGCAACTGCACTTGGAAGAAGAGAATCAACATCAAAGCAGAGCATTTTTGGTGATGAACCATCCCACAGAGTGAAGATAGAAAGGTTGACAAGAGATGATCCTTGGTTATCTTCATGTGACGAAGTTCAGGATTGTAAGGAGCTTTTGGAGAAGCAacaggaaaaacaagaaagactTTTGAAGGAAGTGACATTCACTCACAGAACAGCTATTAGTCATGAGAGAGCCTGCAAAAGTGATGACCTTGAGGAGAAGCGTGGTCCAAATAACAGTCTTCTTTCACCACAGATGATACCCATAAGAAACCATTTTCATAAACATGCTTCACATGTTAAATTGCATTATAATTCTATGGTAAACACTCATCAGATGATTAATGATAGTGAGAAACTCtgtgaaaataaagaatgtggAAACCTCCCCCAgagcattcatttttttcagtttacaaaAGCTCAAACAGAAgataaatcctatggatttagtGACAGTATTCAACACTTTAGCCATGATAAACCCCTAAATCTACATGAGAAAATACATGCACAAGGAAAATCCTTTGATTTTAAGGAACATGGGCAAGTTTTGAACCACAGCATATCCCATAATGAACAACAGAGAATCCCTGTTGAAGAGAGTCagtataaatgtaataaaacctCCCAGAGTTCATCCCTTGCTCAAAACATGAGAAATCATTCTGAAGAGAAACCCTTTGAATGTAATCAGTGTGGGAAATCCTTCAGCTGGAGCTCTCATCTTGTTGCACATCAGAGAACTCACACAGGggagaaaccttatgaatgtaaCGAGTGTGGGAAATCATTCAGCCGCAGCTCTCACCTTGTTTCCCATCAGAgaactcatactggagagaaaccttatagATGCAATCAGTGTGGGAAATCCTTTAGCCAGAGCTATGTCCTTGTCGTGCATCAGAgaactcatactggagagaagcctTATGAATGCAGTCAGTGTGGAAAGTCATTCAGGCAGAGCTACAAACTTATTGCACATCAAAgaactcatactggagagaagccctacGAATGTAATCAATGTGGGAAATCATTTATCCAGAGCTATAAGCTTATTGCCCATcaaagaattcatactggagaaaaGCCCTATGAATGCAATCAATGTGGAAAGTCCTTTAGTCAAAGTTACAAACTTGTCGCGCATCAGAGGAGTCACACAGGAGAAAAACCCTTTGAATGTAATCAGTGTGGAAAATCCTTCAGCTGGAGTTCTCAACTGGTTGCACACCAAAgaactcatactggagagaaaccctacgAATGTAATGAGTGTGGGAAATCTTTCAACCGCAGTTCTCACCTTGTTATGCATCAGAGAACTCAtactggagaaaaaccctatgaatgtaatcaGTGTGGGAAGTCCTTCAGCCAGAGTTATGTTCTTGTTGTACATCAGAGAACTCAtactggagaaaaaccctatgagTGCAGTCAGTGTGGGAAATCCTTCAGGCAGAGTTCATGCCTTACTCAACATCAGAgaactcatactggagagaaaccctatgaatgtaaccAATGTGGAAAAACATTCAGCTTGAGTGCTCGACTTATTGTACATCAAAgaactcatactggagagaaaccctttaCATGTAATCAGTGTGGGAAAGCTTTCATTAATAGTTCTAAACTTATTAGGCATCAGGCAACTCATATTgaagagaaaccctatgaatgtaactAG